The genomic segment AGAACATGCTCAGCGGAAACTCGTCCGGAAGCACGTCGTCGACGAGTTTGCGGGGCGGCTGCGTCAGGTCCAGCGCGTCCGGGCCCTTGGCCCAGCGGGACCCGGGGTGCGGGGCGAGATAGCTCGCGACCAGGTCGTACGCGGCGAACCAGTGGACCAGCTTGGGGCGGTCGATGCCGTCGCGGTAGAGCTTCTCGATCTCGGCGCAGAGCTGGTTGGTGACCTGTGGGGCCCGCGCCCAGTCGATCGTGAGGGTGTTGTCGGTCCAGCGCACCACGTCGTGCCTGTGGAGGTACGCGAAGAGGAGCTGGCCGCCGAGTCCGTCGTAGTTGCGTACGCGCTCGCCGGTGACCGGGAAGCGGAACATCCGGTCGAACAGCACGGCGTACTGCACGTCGCGCCCCTGCTCGACACCGTCCGCTTCGAGCTTCACGGCCTCCTTGAAGGCGGTGAGGTCGCAGCGCAGTTCCTCCAGTCCGTACATCCAGAACGGCTGGCGCTGCTTGATCATGAAGGGGTCGAACGGCAGGTCGCCGTGGCTGTGCGTGCGGTCGTGGATCATGTCCCACAGCACGAAGGCCTGCTCGCAGCGCCGCTGGTCGCCGACCATCGCACGGATGTCGTCGGGGAGTCCCAGCCCGAGGAGGTCCACGGACGCCTCGGTGACACGGCGGAACCTGGCGGCCTCACGGTCGCAGAAGATGCCGCCCCAGCTGAACCGCTCGGGGGCCTCGCGCACGGCGATCGTCTCCGGGAA from the Streptomyces sp. AM 4-1-1 genome contains:
- a CDS encoding DUF6421 family protein, with protein sequence MTEILAHDAPAGGAAAAQRVVEHPAWPTLKDAVEEIRPWQSEDGSVDFAADGAPSRTAVEAVLGRITGAVEELSPLLPHDAAYHRALVADLRRWAADGFGVPDFLDSLLAFQPAKERADGLQHLVVFAMYTQNGNPDRNLEAVVLRMVWPDWLAHLEATRYDNPLFCGITFEDFTSGYDTNSAVLFPETIAVREAPERFSWGGIFCDREAARFRRVTEASVDLLGLGLPDDIRAMVGDQRRCEQAFVLWDMIHDRTHSHGDLPFDPFMIKQRQPFWMYGLEELRCDLTAFKEAVKLEADGVEQGRDVQYAVLFDRMFRFPVTGERVRNYDGLGGQLLFAYLHRHDVVRWTDNTLTIDWARAPQVTNQLCAEIEKLYRDGIDRPKLVHWFAAYDLVASYLAPHPGSRWAKGPDALDLTQPPRKLVDDVLPDEFPLSMFYEALAKKLKHVIASTKGITAAGAEGAAA